The Culex quinquefasciatus strain JHB chromosome 2, VPISU_Cqui_1.0_pri_paternal, whole genome shotgun sequence genome contains the following window.
TTATCGTCAAAATGTttagtacagtatgtaaaaaaagtatttacaccccttgggcactatgcacattttgtgatgaaacatgtaaaaaatttaaagtttgacaggaacctagtactacgttttgttcaaaaactcatgccaaacattttgctacaaaaagctcatgaaaagatgatttctataaaagttatataacaaatactattacgataataaaaggtgcaaaaagtttgtacacctttcaaaattaacataaataatgttatttgttgacaaatcaccataaatccagtctccaactccaaataggcatccttgactgattaaaaaaaagaatttggattgaatataaagtttactaactacttagtataaaagtttatataactctggaaattctatataaaacttatctaaacttaattttgcaaacttttaattcaactaaatgtcaatatattaccatagaattgctaaataaacattttggagtgggtataacaccgttttgggggtatttatatcgatagaatagatttttcgttggaatttcgtaccaacccggaattacgtcgtaggaaaatccgccggcatccgaaccggtccacgattcacaagtcaacctatgtggaatcggaaagggcataaaatttccgatcttttgatacccaaacatctaggttttctttaaaacctacatttttaaatacctaagcaaaaacgttgttatggtttcgtttgagcaacctgccaaaaatgtatggaatttcgtaatttttgttctcgtggatcaaacttactttttgcccaggtatttaaaaacgtaggttttaaagaaaacctagatgtttgggtatcaaaagattggaaattatatgccctttccgattccacataggttgacttgtgaatcgtggaccggttcggatgccggcggattttcctacgacgtaattccgggttggtatgaaattccaacgaaaaatctattctatcgatataaatacccccaaaacggtgttatactcactccaaaatgtttatttagcaattctatggtaatatattgacatttagttgaattaaaagtttgcaaaattaagtttagataagttttaaatagaatttccagagttatataaacttttatactaagtagttagtaaactttatattcaatccaaattctttttttaatcagtcaaggatgcctatttggagttgggagactggatttatggtgatttgtcaacaaataacattatttatgttaatttttcgaaaggtgtacatactttttttgcaccttttttattttcgtaatagtatttgttatataactttttatagaaatcatcttttcatgagctttttgtagcaaaatgtttggcatgagtttttgaacaaaacgtagtactaggttcctgtcaaactttaatttttttacatgtttcatcacaaaatgtgcatagtgcccaaggggtgtaaatactttttttacatactgtaaatgagggatttttttttaaccaagtATTAAGCTGTTCTAAATCTTAAatgcttttgaaattttagaattctttttttttcaatacagtctagactcgattatccgaagccaaAAATGGTTATCATTTCAAAGATTCATATCTTCgttacaaaaaaatgcaaaatcctTTACTTAAGCTCAAAAGATGCCGTTTTTGGTccgtcaaaaaatataaaacacaaATCGGAAACCAAAAGTGGTACATATTCAATTAAAACAATCGGCAATTTTGATActcgtaactatttttttcacaaatgttctaatcataacttacaactttgccaaatacACCCTTTTCAAGgtacaaattttcgaatattcacaagCCCATTTTGTATAACCAGCCAGCAAAGTTACAAGGAGACTTgtattgaaaattgataattcAAATGGCATCTCTTGGCATAGGCAATGGACAATGtttcatttaaattgaaaaaaatacgtaaagtaaaactcgaaaaaagcaaaattctaGAAATCTTGAGCGTTTATTGGTAAATTGTATCCAAATGGGGTACTTACAagctttttgaaataatttaatataagagccaaaattattcaaaattatttagagTTTAAGCGGAAATTGGTTTCCAAGACAAATATTTGCCGCCATTTGTATTTTTACACTAAGCACCCCTGCATATGCGAAAGAGATGCTTTTGCACGAAAAACTAGAAACGGTGAGCTTGAAAAGCTCGCACCCCTCTGTTTACGCCTGTCGTTAGGCAACTGGTAGAATGCTTTTCGGGCATGCTTCAAGTGTTCGCCACGGGGTGCCGCTGCTGTTGAGCAGGGGGAAGATATTCAAATATGCTGGAGTTTTGGGAAGCGCTTGAttcaaatatattatttttgcttGCAAAAATTCAGAGCATTTAGCATGAGGATAACTGAGTCGGATAAATAAGACGAGTGTTTAGAAATCAAGTTTTGAACTCGTTAATCCAAAATTTAGGCAATCTccttcgaattaaatttttcaGTGAAACATTTGATTCTCCCCTTGAGTGTTAATTGCCTTCAAGATGCGTCAACATAGCTTTTGAACACCAAACCAGAAtggaaaagttgaatttttcagcactcaaatgaatgctgaaaagACTTTCAGTActgttaatttttgtaatgaaaaatggccatttcgtctctgtttaaaaatttgctatttcaataatattaatatttttcatttcacaTAGTATGCCTtataattctgtttttttttctagagacAGGTAAGAACACGCATTTAAACCATAAAATAAGTATTGGAACATCATAAGAATTTAATTTGatgatttaaatcaaaatagaaGAAATGTGTTTCCTGTCCTGTTCAATTGAAGACCAGAAATTAAGTTTCGGTTATGACAAACAAAACACAGCTTCTTGTTAAAccgtttattgattttattttatcactttttaaaaactgtttATCTTACTTCGTAACAACGAGCTTACCGTAAACGTACACGCTAGAATCTGTCCTAATAAATAACGTTTCTTTTTTATGCGATATAATCTGTCTGAGAGAAATCCAATTGATGGGTGTGTTTAACTATGCTTAATTCCTGACAACAGCCCTCGAACAATGTTCGCtaacatcttttttttgttgttgtttaatttaatgtttgtaaAAGCAATATACATTGATTACTAGGAACCATTCAGTTCATGAGTTGTAGTGGTTTTGTTTTCAGCATCTGGTTtcaaatttaaagcatttttgttttttcttttgagTCTGCTCAAAGCAGTTTTCCGAATTTGCAATGGAAGACTTTTGCTTCttgattttggttttgatttcgatgtcgaattaaaatatgttatttttgttCGATATGATTCGTTCTTTTGAACAGCTTAAGTCGTGTGATTTTGTCTTTCTGGCTTTCGAGAATATAAAAGGTCTGTTTATTTTTGGTGCGATATAAATAAAACACTTTCTTGTATCTTACACAACTAATGGTAAAATAATTAGAGATAGGTTCAAAATCACAATGGTTTCGGTTCTACTGCTAAATAATTCACCACTAAACAAGCAATGTCCAATGAAGTTCCCGTGTTTTCAAGGGCTTACAGCGACGATGATGGTAGGTATACTTGGTTTTGTTTCTTTCTTCCAATAAGAACTCGAATTTAATTCGAAAAACTCATTATCAACTAGAACTGCAAAAAAGGCTAACAGTTTGTCTTACTTTAGAAAAAGAGGCAAAAATCTACGACGTTTCCCACAAAGGAAACAGGTTACGAGGGGACTATGGAGTGACACGTGCGCCGCTGTCCCAGGAGTTGGAACATTCTGCAGCGCGCCAGTTGTGTGCCACTCCGACCCCCGGTTGCGCACACTTCCCGCGAGGGCATCCACCCGGGGAAGTATCCGCGGCAAAGCCGCTCGTCGAGTCGGAGGTCGAGGTTTAAACTTCTTCCAGATGCTGGGAGAACTCCTCGATGCTGACGTAGGTTCCGGTGATGAACCCGACCACGCCGAACAGGATCAGGCCGATGTTCTTCCAGAGGATCCAGTTGAACCGGCCGTAGCCGGGCTTCTCGTAGTACGTGACCAGCTCGATCACCGCCGGGAACATCATGCCGAGCGTGCTGAGGCAGACGGCCCCGATGAGAGTCACGAAGGGGCCAATATTGGGCAGGGCGGCCGCGATGATCACCGTGATGGACTGTTGGCATGAAGAATATCGAGTTAATCTTGATTCTTGGATGAACTTTGCAGATTACTTACCACAAGTCCAATACGGATTCCGTACTCTGCCACATTCTTGTGCTCGTTGAAGTTGTGCTTGACGTTCTTCCAGATGATCTCCATCGGGACGTAGAACTGTAGCGAGTAGGTCAGGAAGATGGCGATCGCGATCATGATCTTTACCGCTTGGGCCAATCTAAAGAAAACGAGATTATTAATACTTTGTCGAACACCAACAAACATCTCGCACTCACATATCTTCCACCGGCAGATTCAGCGTCACGCTACCCTTGGTGTCATCACCGTACTTCAAATACCCCAAGAAACCAACGGCCGCGTACAACACCACCACAACACTCATTCCAGTGTTCAGCACTCCAGGACATCCGATAAAGTGCTGCGGCGTCTTCATGTTGTTCTCCAGCGACATCACTACACCGATTCCCTCCAGGGCAAAGATGACCGTTCCGAAGAACATTGGCATGTGGTGCAGATCGGCGATGCCCTTGCGCTCCGAGAAGGCCGGCAGATCCATCACGATGTAGTACAGGGTGATGCCGACGCCGGCACCGATGAGGACGTTCGCGATCATCGAGAACGGGGTGAGGTATTTGAGCTTCCTGGAAGGGGTTTGAGAGATTGTCATTATTTGCTCCATTTCAGCACAACTGTGCTAATCTTACCtgatcaaattgatcaaaatcagCGGCACCAGCGTCAACACGATGTAGTACCGCACATCGTAGTGACTGTGGGTGTAATAATCTACCACCTGCTTCACATTGGTAGCCACAAACACGATGTAGATGCAGCAGCAGCCCATCAGATCAAGCACCAGGAACAAATTGATGATAAACCTCGCCAGTCGGGAGTACTTCTTAAGTCCCTCCGGTCCCGCCAGAAACGCCGTTTCCGCCACGTCAGCAAACCCAAGCGACGGAATCTGCGCCCTCCGGCACAGCAGATGCGAACACTTGACTAGAATATGAATACAGTAGGTACAGATCGCACCGATGGCAAGCGTTGCGCCCAATCCAAACCATAACCCCGCGTTCACGAAGGCCAGCGGCATCGCCAGAATGCCCGACCCGAGCGAACCCTTCAGCAGGTGCACCAGCGTTTCCGTGTTGGACGTCGGATGGGTCAACTTGCGGTGCTCGAACGGATTGTACAGTGCCGATTCCTCGTCGTCCCGAGGCATTCCCACCAGGGGCAGGGTCGAGCCAGCTGCCGTCTGGGCCGGAACGTCTGTCATGCTGGACTTCATGCTGCCGAAGATGTAGTTGCTCACCTCGGACTTGCTCGAGCCGGTCCAGTGCGGCCGGATGGGCTGAAATGTCGAAAAGAGAAAAATAGTTTCACGTTAGACATTTCCTGTCAAGGTACGACGCCACGTGGCCCGTGATATGCGATATGATACACGCTTAATACAAATTACTGCGGTGATGAGAGATTCCATTGTTTCAACGCTACTGTTTGACAGGGGGTTTACGGCGTCTAACCAGATTTAAACCAGTTAGAACCAGTGCTGTGGTGAAAACTCGTTTTAGATTGCGATGGAAAAAATAGGTCGTTTCCGGAGTTTGCAGTGAGATAGATTGTCGCAGCTGGCGATTGATTGATGGATAAATTGGATTTGTGGAAATCAGATAGGGAGGTTTGCAATgcgaaagagagaaagagagggtTTCTTCCTTAGGTgcaattttattgcatttttaaagATTGTTTCATCAAATTGAATTGAGTGAAAATcttacaattctagagttttatttgaaaaggtaaTATGAACATTGGGAACCCattgcttataggaccttttcagcAAAACTCTGAAATAATGAACGCTATTGTTGTTGAGAAGGCAATATATCAATAATATAGCAATAATAAAGCTACCAACTCCTAGCtgggcaaaatattttttttttcaaaactaagtGAATTTATATCAACACATCCAATACTCGCtagccggcagcgaaattatgggaaagtataatttttaTCAGCCTTGgattatgctgatacagcttttCTTGGTCCTTGGTATTAGGTGGTATTAGCCCTCGCTTTACTACccttgaaactttcagggtgACAGAATACCTGagttgcattgttaatttgatttttggttaaccgcggtggattttcttgaaataattagaactgtcaaaaatccaccaaagcatctaccggtggatacttttctaccacagtgttttgtgtgatcaatgtggagaaaatattctgtgaacatTCTGATTGAATCGATAAAATATTCAGTATTCAGTACATTTTTGGTAAGATTTTaacaaatcatttacttttgggattaatttttatatgcattgacatttttgaaattgcattcccaattctaaaaaacaaatttaatactatttttttgaaaattcaataaattatatttatatcaaaaatcatgccatcttgaaacggttttttcaaaagaccgtagattaaaaaagaaccgcggttctttttttgtgagccacggttcgttcgctcttttcagtgaaccggctctttgagcggctcgctttttttgcccacctctagccTGAATGCTTGCAAAAAAACCTTCCAAAAACATCGAATAAATAGTTTCCACAACAGCCGAGCCGGAACTCCTCAGGTTATATAAAAATCAACCCTTTTTTACATCCATCAAAATTGATTGTTTGCTTTTGAACAACTACCTGAAATGGACTTTAAATTTTTccggaaaaaaatttcagccaaaaattgcatatttttgctCACATCCTCCAGAAATTtgctcaaaaattgttttttttcgaaatgtataCTTCAAAATAGGtttagaagaaaaaatatacaaattatactttcccataatttcgctaccggttagtgggtattggattggaccacacacacacacacagtgttttgtgtgatcaatgtggttaattctttggtggatttttgacagttcgaaatatttcaagaaaatccaccgcggttaaccaaaatcaattTAACAACACAACTCTGAGCTTAACAATACTCACAACTTCGGTAAGTTTTCTCATGCCATGTCGGTGAAAAGTTTGGCGtggattgaaatttttgcgCCAAATATCAGTCTGACATGTGCCATTAAATTTGAACCATGAAACGATCCAAAAAATCATCtgaaattgaaagttttaaaacaatgtttgctACTTTTTTGTTAATGATATgtgcaattttacattaaaattcatttgacagcaaatttctatctcttcttCGAGCTAGAAATCATAGAAAAACGTAGCTCAGTAAAAACAAAGAGTATTTCCCTTCTTTCTGGTAAAACTCCGAAACATAAAAAGGGtagtaccacccctccgtcacaagatgtCCAAAAAACTGTACTTGGAAATcgtatcaaaaaatattcatcTGATTCGTAATTCATGGAACAAAAATACAACTAAATGCGAAATACTACGAAAATCGGAAGGGGGATTGGGAATGATCCAAATACTATTTTAAATCATTCAACATTATTTGTAAATTGCCTCTTTACTGAcaatttgccaaaaatcaactttcattaaaaaaaagcacTAGAAAGAAGATTTTTTGGGGTTTGGTAGTTTGATGTTTTTTGTGACTTTGACAATGCTGTACTGTTTTGACTTAATATTAcagcattaaatttaaaaagtgtaaaaacaaaacaaatatgcAAGAGATTTGTTAAGCTGCttaatatttaattataattaaagATCAAATAACTGATCACCTCCCCACAAAGAGGCTAAATTAAGCTATCTCCGTTGTAGGTTTTATCGagtaaaaaaggtatttttgttCCCATTTACATCTTTCACTCAATTTGgcatttttataattaaaaataattgaatatcATGTATCCAATAAAAAATGAATCATCGAAAATGTGAAGGGTAAGAAATATGTGGAAAACTAAAGAATAGTTACAGTTTTATTTCAAAACTGTTCTTAAACCTTCTTCACAAAACTAATTACGaaagcttaaagtttgtatttgATTACGCCTGAATgcttgcaaaaaacttccaaaaaacTTTGAACAGATAGTTTCCACAACAGCCGAGCCGGAACTCCTCAGGTTATATAAAAATCAACCCTTTTTTACATCCACCAAAATTGATTGTTTGCTTTTGAACAACTACCTGAAATGGACTTTAAATTTTTCCGGAGAAAAATTTCAGCCAAAGTCTAAATAATTGCATATTTTTGCTCGCATCCTCCAGAAATTtgctcaaaaattgattttgtttcgaaatgtacacagagaaacctcttttaacgcggtggcgttacgctttttgtttcgtagatttctcgtaaaccatacaatatttttgcaaatttcaaaaagcgttttgtagatctgaactaaacctaaaaattgcttttaaaacattgcaaaaatgttgtgtcgttccagagaaatcgacaaattagaaaagcgtaacgcaccgcgtaaaaataGGTTTCACTGTACTTGAAAATAGGTCTAGGAGAAAAAATTTAGAtgttcattttttgattaatttaaagcctttcctcagtgaggaaggaaatattacaaaatagagcctattataaattaaaacattaattGTATGAtggcattgaaatttttttttatacatttcaaaacttaAGATCATATTCTGTTGCTCTCCTGGTATATTATTGCTCATAAGCCTTTTCAAACACACCACCCATCACATAACCGAACTAGGTTAGTCATCCCTCACATAACCGTCAGCTCACGCAGGCGCTCTTTCACAAATTTAAAAGTGTAAAGTTTACGTGCGTAACTGTTTACTGTTTTCCCAACCACTTCATATTATTGCTGACCACCTTTCGCGTGAGAGAGACTAAATTTAGAACCCTGGCCGTAAACACGGGCTATCTTTCGTTCGTTCGCTAAACAATTTTTTAGTACAATGCTGCGCGCATTTTTTCACGACCCGTCGGTCAAAACACAGAATTTTCTACGTGCACGATCTTCCCAGTCTGAGATCGTGCACACGCACGTGCCGACGAATCTCGCGTGCAGTGGTTCACTCACGCTGACCTAGATTCCGGGCGCGAAGATCATCACAGCTTGTGCACGAGAACCGATTCGGGTTTTTGGGCCGGTTGCCAAGCTTTGTGCCGATCGTGCTTCCGCACTCCCTACAAATTGGTGAAGGTCGGGGCCAGACGATTTACTGagacatttttttcttcttcttgagagcGATGACCCAGCTGACCATGGTGGGGGTGGTTTTCACCGAAGGAAAAACGCGGAAGCTGACCGCCCTTtagactgatttttttttcaagggctTGAGGGTGATACGACGCGGTGTGGCGACGCGGTTCTAGACTGAGAGTTCATTATAATGTGACGACGGCGAGTGATGACAGCAGGGCCGGCGGCTAGAACCGGTTAAGCCGGTAGACACACGCTAATCACGTTTACCTAGTGGCGGGGTGGCAGGTGAATGATATTAGTAGCTTAACGAGTGCAGTCGTGGCAGGAGTAATtacggaaaaaattaaaatagtttccACTGTGAACACGCGGTCGAGCGCAGTGAACTACCCCTTTCTGTAGAGCGGCTAGAATTAGAACTGCGCCAATGATTGACGTTGCAAATTGGGTGTCACGTTTGTTGGAGCTGCTCTGAGAAATGTATATTTTTGCGTGCATTGAAagatttaatttgttgtttttttatcaatttattttaattttgttggttcaaggtacttaaaaaaataataattcagttctattcttattttatttctaGTTTTTATCCCTTCTCCTTCTTGAAATCAggagaaaaaatatataataaaaggttacattttcatcgaaaaagttGTACAATcgatttaaaactttaaagaagacactgatgttttttttgtattattgattgatttttacaaattttgaatttggaacCACAGATTTGAGAAACaaagtatattttaaaatttttggtctttttttttaatttagatcaaTAGCACAACTATAACAAcgcataatgcattttaaatactCTTTGTTCTAAAACTTTGTTAATTAGGTTAgacatttgaattttgtttttaattcctTTGTCGTTCTTGCGGgagacataaaaaataaattaaaatttggaccttatttttagaaaaagtaaattaaacatgagaaaatattttaagttattgtaattataattaataaatttttgtttaaaaataagttactaaaaatttaaaggttcttttctcatttttatgcagcaattctttacgaatcggttgatttcgaccatttttattttttgtttttttttttatttggctcaaattttttgggggaattctctatgaccaaagaaaccatacaattttggaagctgttcatacaaaaattgtacgtaagattctaaaatagatcgaaaaagtattttttaacttaaggggttacatatatgtaaatcagcaaaaatgGTTGGTTTAAgtacacacttaaacttttttcaaaatctgttttcaaggcattaaaatatagattttcatctattaccaaaacaaatttgaagacatttggttgtatcattgccgagatatagataTAGCTGtacatgacgaaggccgatttcaaaaaaaaaaaatgttttgaaaaatgataaaaatatttttgtgtttttcatataaaaaatcgtcagtttatgatttttgtatttttttaaaaagcaaaatttcaaaatcgggcttcgtcatgcacacgggatatgtcttgggagtcttcaccccaaatttcagctaatttggtccatcccatctcggcAAAATGAtgagcttaaaatcgtctctaactcagtttaatcatggaatatcttcatgaaagttGTGTGTGAAGtgaataaaaatcatgtttatagtggattcaataaattttctgtaatatgaaattttgtgattttctacatgtatgtaaccctttaatcatagactaacattgaagattgagtACCCTTTATATTATTCTaatcaggggcgccgactctgggggggcacggtactttttgccccccttaaaattgggcagggggggcagcccat
Protein-coding sequences here:
- the LOC6043898 gene encoding proton-coupled amino acid transporter-like protein pathetic isoform X2, whose amino-acid sequence is MDNFKKKTPGRPNLEYTPIRPHWTGSSKSEVSNYIFGSMKSSMTDVPAQTAAGSTLPLVGMPRDDEESALYNPFEHRKLTHPTSNTETLVHLLKGSLGSGILAMPLAFVNAGLWFGLGATLAIGAICTYCIHILVKCSHLLCRRAQIPSLGFADVAETAFLAGPEGLKKYSRLARFIINLFLVLDLMGCCCIYIVFVATNVKQVVDYYTHSHYDVRYYIVLTLVPLILINLIRKLKYLTPFSMIANVLIGAGVGITLYYIVMDLPAFSERKGIADLHHMPMFFGTVIFALEGIGVVMSLENNMKTPQHFIGCPGVLNTGMSVVVVLYAAVGFLGYLKYGDDTKGSVTLNLPVEDILAQAVKIMIAIAIFLTYSLQFYVPMEIIWKNVKHNFNEHKNVAEYGIRIGLVSITVIIAAALPNIGPFVTLIGAVCLSTLGMMFPAVIELVTYYEKPGYGRFNWILWKNIGLILFGVVGFITGTYVSIEEFSQHLEEV
- the LOC6043898 gene encoding proton-coupled amino acid transporter-like protein pathetic isoform X1, which translates into the protein MKTKADQVKPAKVEPTGNVQQQAKTADPEPIRPHWTGSSKSEVSNYIFGSMKSSMTDVPAQTAAGSTLPLVGMPRDDEESALYNPFEHRKLTHPTSNTETLVHLLKGSLGSGILAMPLAFVNAGLWFGLGATLAIGAICTYCIHILVKCSHLLCRRAQIPSLGFADVAETAFLAGPEGLKKYSRLARFIINLFLVLDLMGCCCIYIVFVATNVKQVVDYYTHSHYDVRYYIVLTLVPLILINLIRKLKYLTPFSMIANVLIGAGVGITLYYIVMDLPAFSERKGIADLHHMPMFFGTVIFALEGIGVVMSLENNMKTPQHFIGCPGVLNTGMSVVVVLYAAVGFLGYLKYGDDTKGSVTLNLPVEDILAQAVKIMIAIAIFLTYSLQFYVPMEIIWKNVKHNFNEHKNVAEYGIRIGLVSITVIIAAALPNIGPFVTLIGAVCLSTLGMMFPAVIELVTYYEKPGYGRFNWILWKNIGLILFGVVGFITGTYVSIEEFSQHLEEV